In Prunus dulcis chromosome 2, ALMONDv2, whole genome shotgun sequence, a single genomic region encodes these proteins:
- the LOC117619243 gene encoding monooxygenase 1-like — MEIGDTKENIVIVGGGICGLATALALHRKGIRSVVLERSNTLRATGAAIIVHPNGWRALDQLGVASHLRETAIPILSGQFHSLNNDELKEMPVGKEELRCLRRTDLVDILANSLPRNTLHLGCEVLSIKLDPITSSPVLQLQGGRLLNAKVVIGCDGVNSPISNMMGVKAEKIFTISVIRGFTSYPNGHELGSQFRLTKKNDTQVGQLPMTKNLVYWFITRKYTCQDSMASKSQKLIRNLAVDSVEGFPTSIIEMAKNCELDSLHLTEYLRYHAPWDILRRRFRKGTVTLAGDAMHAMGPFLAQGGSACLEDAIVLARCLARTTQIHRNARGTKMQVEKAFDEYLKERKMRVLRLSLQMYLIGKMLDASSQFVKFICIILLAVLFSDSHGHTRYDCGSL; from the exons ATGGAGATTGGTGATACGAAAGAGAATATTGTAATCGTGGGTGGTGGGATATGCGGCCTTGCCACTGCCCTTGCTCTTCACAG AAAGGGCATTAGAAGCGTTGTCCTGGAAAGATCAAACACATTGCGAGCTACAGGGGCAGCTATCATCGTGCATCCAAACGGCTGGCGTGCACTTGATCAACTTGGTGTTGCCTCTCACCTTAGAGAAACTGCTATTCCTATACTCTC ggGACAATTTCACTCACTCAATAATGACGAGCTTAAAGAAATGCCTGTTGG GAAAGAAGAATTGAGATGTTTAAGAAGGACTGATCTCGTTGATATTTTGGCAAATAGTTTGCCACGTAACACTCTTCATTTGGGGTGTGAAGTGCTTTCTATTAAGTTGGATCCCATAACTTCTTCTCCTGTTCTTCAACTTCAAGGTGGAAGACTTTTGAACGCCAAG GTTGTGATTGGATGCGACGGAGTGAACTCTCCCATATCAAATATGATGGGGGTGAAGGCTGAGAAAATTTTCACCATCAGTGTGATAAGAGGCTTCACGAGTTATCCAAATGGGCATGAACTCGGCTCTCAGTTCagattaaccaaaaaaaatgataCTCAGGTGGGACAGCTGCCAATGACCAAAAACCTAGTTTATTGGTTCATCACTCGGAAATATACTTGTCAAG ATTCCATGGCCTCCAAGAGCCAGAAACTGATCCGGAACTTGGCAGTGGACTCAGTGGAGGGCTTCCCTACAAGCATCATAGAGATGGCAAAGAATTGCGAGCTGGATTCTTTGCATCTCACAGAGTACTTGAGATACCACGCACCATGGGACATATTACGAAGACGGTTTCGCAAAGGGACGGTGACCCTAGCAGGAGATGCCATGCATGCAATGGGTCCATTTCTTGCACAAGGAGGTTCAGCTTGTCTGGAAGATGCAATTGTTCTTGCCCGGTGCTTGGCTCGAACGACTCAAATCCATCGAAACGCAAGAGGAACTAAAATGCAGGTGGAGAAAGCATTTGATGAATACCTGAAAGAACGTAAGATGCGAGTTCTGAGACTGTCTCTGCAGATGTACCTGATTGGGAAAATGCTTGATGCTTCATCGCAGTTTGTTAAATTCATATGCATTATCCTCTTGGCCGTCCTTTTCAGTGACTCACACGGCCACACCCGCTATGACTGTGGTAGCCTCTAA